ATGTTGCCGAAGGGGTCCTTCATGCGTCCTCCTCGCTGTCCGAACGCGTCATCGGCCGGGGAGGTGACAAGCCGGCCGCCGGCTTCGAGGGCCTGCGAGAACGTCTTGTCCACGTCGGCGACGAACGCGTTCAGCAGACTCGGCAGGGCGGGCCAGTCGGCATGCCGGTCGAAGGCCATCAGCACGGTGTCGCCGACCCGGATCTCAGCGTGCCCGATCGAGCCGTCCTCGTTCGCCACCCGCGACAGTTCCTCGCCGCCGAACACCTGGGTGACGAAGTCGAGGAATCCTCCTGTGTCATCGGTGACCACCCAGGGGGCTACGGTCGTGTAGCCCTGCGGGGCGACGTCGGCGTCGGTCTGCTCAGGCATTTCGGTCCCTTCGAAGGCGTCTCTTGCCAGCAACCTAGAGGCCATCTAGGCCAGGGGCGGTCCTCCCATCAACGTCCGCTCAGCCAGGCGGCTCAGGACCGAGCAGGCCGGCGGAGCCATCACCCGACACGACGTGGGCGGAGTCCTCGGCACCGGCGAGGCGCTCATCCCTCCCGCCACCCACCACAGGGCCGGCACCGGGCCCTCGCGCGGCGCCTGAAGCTCCGCCCGCCCGAACCGTCCGCGAGCCGACGAGGTCGGATGCCGCCGCGGAGTACGCGTCGACGCGACCTGGGACCCGCCCCGGGAACCCGGGGCCTGGACCGCTCAGGTGACTCTTGCCTCGACCTCTCCGAACGCCTTCGGTCAAACGACAAGGTGAGGTCGTCGCGCCGAGCGATCAGTCCTCAGGGCTGTCCGGTACGCCTCACGCACGCTCGGCTTGCGGGCCCGTCGCGTACGCCAGTGGCGGTGCGATCGCCTGTACGTCCGCCTGCTCCCCCACCCACAGTCCGATGAACAGCGCCGCGGTCGCCTCCAGCAGCCCGGCGCGTTCCAGCCCGCCCCCGGCCACCGGCTCGCAGCCCACGTCCCGCACCAGTTCGTACACCAGCGTGAGTGCCGCCCCGTCGTCCCCGCAGACCGGAACCGCGAGGGGCCGACCGTCGAAGACCGGCGGTGTCATCCGCCAGACATCCTCGTGGCAGAGGTTGAACGCCTTGACGACCTGCGCACCCGGTGCCGCCGCCGCCAGTCGGTCCGCCGCCGAGGAGCCGCCTTCGGTGAGCAGCCGAAAGCCGGGACCGACCGGATTGGCACAGTCGAGCAGGACCTTCCCGGTCAGCGCCGCCCGGAGTTCGTCGACGACCGCTGCCCCCGCGCCATAGGGCAGCGCGGCCAGGACCACCCCACCGAAGTCCGCCGCCTGCCGCAGGCTCCCGTGGCCCGCGCCGCCCCCGAGGCGCGTCGCGAGCCGCCGCGCCTTCTGCTCGTCCCGGCCTCCGACGAACACCTCGTGCCCGGCCCGCACCCAGTGCGTGGCCAGTGCGTCAGCCATGTTCCCCGTTCCCAGCACACCGATCCTCATCGCTTCGTTCCTCTCTTCCGCCCGTTCCCATCACTTCCGGGCGACACTAGGAAACCGGTCAGGCACCATTCGGTACGTGACGACCGACGCCTACCTCGCCGACTGCCGCGCACGCCTCGCCTTCGACCTTCTCTCCAACACCTGGAACCCCGTGCTGATCTGGGTCCTGCGGAACGGCCCCAGGCGCCCTGGAGAACTCCGCGAGCGCATCGGCGGCATCAGCTCCAAGGTCTTGACCGAGACGCTGCGGCGGCTGGAGTTCAACGGTCTGGTGGAACGACACGCCTATGCCGAAGCTCCGCCCCGTGTCGAGTACGAACTCACCGCTCTGGGACGGACGCTGCTCGGTCCGATCGACGCGTTCGGCGCCTGGGCCTTCGAGCACGGCGATGAGGTCATGGCCGCCCAGGACCGAAACGGCGGGTGAGTTTCGCCTGCGCCCCCGCTCCGGTCCACGTGCGTCGCCTTCATCGCCGAGAGGTCGAGCGCCTCCGGCAGGAGCTGCTCCGACCGGCTCGTGCGCTGCCGCGACCCGGCGCGGACCGGTAGGACCCCGACCGGATCGTTCGTCACCGCGCCCCGGTGAAGCGCGACGTCAACTACCTAAAGAACCGGGAGAAATAACCCCACCCGACCCACCCCCGGCGACCACCTGACGCATCCCAGGGGCCCGTCACCCACACGGGTGAGGTTTTCCAACTCAGCTCGCTTTCGGGCCGGTTGTCCGGCATATGCTCACGCCAGCAACGACACCCCAACGGACATACGTCGGCCCCCGACCGGGACTGCAATCCCAACCGAGGGCCTGACCACCAAGGAAGAAAGCCGCTTCCCCGATGGATACCCAGCAGAATACTGCCCTCAAGCGCGCCCTGGCAGAGGTTCCCGGCCCCCTGCCCACCTCCGGCGTGATCCACATCGTCATCCCCCACACCGACCGCTTCACCGTCGTCGGCAACCACCTCGCCCAGCACCCCGACCTCAGCTGCACCGCCGTCGGCATCGCCGTACGCATCCAGTCACTGCCCCAGGGCGTCGAAGTCAGCATCAAAGCGCTCGCCGCCCACTGCCGGGAAGGCGAGAAACGCATCGCCGCCGCCCTGCGCGAACTGGAAACCCTCGGCTACCTGCAACGCCTCCGGCACCGACTGCCCAACGGCCGGGTCATCACCCGCACGGTCTTCTGCAACCAGCCCACCGCCCTGCTTCACCCCCGCCCGACCGCGAACCCTCTGCCAACCGCCGTAACAGCCACACTCCAGGCAGAGGCAGAGGCAGAGGCAGAGGCACCGGGACCGGCACCGGCACCGGCACCGGCACCGGCCGAAGTGTCCACCTCCGCTCCGGCCCCGGGCCCCGGGCCGCGTATGCCCGCAGCGGACCTGCCCGAGGCGGACCTGCCCGGACCTCCGCCCGTACCGCCGCCGCCCTCCCCCGTAACGCCCCCGCCCCCGCCCCCACTCTTCGTACCGCTGGTCCCGCCCCCGACCGCACCCAAGCCACCGCCCCCGCCTCTCCCCCAGCCGGACGAACCCACCCCGGAACTCGACCGCGCCGCCACCGCACTCCTCAGCGACCTACGCCGCCAGGCACCGGAGTTGACCCTCTCCGAAGCCGACATCCGCCACCTGGCCCCCGGCGTCGCGGCCTGGCTCGAACGGGCCGCCCACCCCGACGCCATCCGCCGCGCCCTCACCACCGACCTGCCCCACCCCCTCAGGCGTCCCGCCCTGCTCCTCAAACACCGGCTCACCGCCCTCCTGCCCCCACCGCTCCCCGGGGCCCAGGACCTCACCGCCCCCACCCGGCCCCGCATCACCATGACGCCCTTCCAGACCTGCGACGCCTGCGACCGCGCCTTCCGCTCCCCCACCCCCGGCCACTGCCGCGACTGCCGCGAACACCGCACGCAGCACACACACCGAAGCGAAGACGCACGAACTGCCGCCGCCTGACGTGGCGAGCGCGGCCGCACGGACAGCACGGCCGCATGGCTTTCGTCACAGCGAAAAGACGGAATCCGAGGGCAACTGCGCGCTTTGGTGACGTCTGTCCGCTCCGGGTGACGCCGCCCCTCCCTCGGGCCCGGAATAATGCCCCGACCCCCCTCACATGATCCCCATACGATCGGCACAGGTCGCCCGCGTGATCGTTCCGCCGTGGCAGCCGCCCCACAACGTTCTCCGCCGTTCGGACCCGACCCAAGGGATCATGTGAAGATTCGCCGCGCTCTCGCCACCGCCGTCGCCGCCGCCGTGACCGCCCCCGTCATGCTGCTCTCCGTCACCCCCGCGTTCGCCGACACGAAGCCGGTGGCGCAGACGGAGAACAAGTCGAGCAAGCCCACCATCAAGGAACTGGAGGCGGCCGCCGCCGAGGCGCAGAAGGCGTACGACCAGGCCGTCCTCGCGAAGGCGGACGCCCTGCTGGTGCTGAAGGAGACGCTCGACGCCCTCGACACCACCCACCCCCTGGCGGTCGCCGCCGCGGCGGCCGAGCAGGCCGCCAAGGACGCCGCCACCGCGAAGACCACCGCCGACCAGGCCGTGACCGCCGCGAAGGCCGCCCTCGAAGCCCTGACCGAGGAAGCCACGGAGAAGGAGAAGGCCGACGCGGAAGCCGCGGTCGCAGCGGCCGAGGCGACCGCGGCGACGGCTGCCACCGCCAAGACCGCCGCCGACACCAAGGCCGCCGAGGCCGATGAGGCACGCGACGACGCCCGCGTCGCGGCGGCCCGCGCCTACGGCGTGTTCGGCAAGGCCGTGGACGACGCGCTCGCCGCGAAGATCGCCGCCGACGCGGCGCTGGCCCAGGCCAAGAAGGAGGCGGAGGAGGAGGAGGAGGGCGAGGACTGCGAGCCCGAGCAGGGCCTCACCGCCGAGGTGACCGGCCTGCCGACCAAGCTCGTCGCCGGGACGACCACCGCCTTCTCCATCCGGGTGACCAACGGCTCCGACCGGCAGATGGACGAGATCGTCGCCTACACCGGAGTCCACGCGACCGACAAGTCCGGTCTCAACGACACGGGCAAGTTCTTCCGCCTCCAGTGGTCCTCCGAGTCGTCCCCGAAGTGGAAGAACGTCGAGCACGACTACATCGACGCCGTCGGCGCGCTGAAGCCCGGTGCCCGGACCGACCTGAAGATGCGTCTCACCCTCGACAAGGCCACCCCGGCCGGCAACGGTGTCGCCTTCATCGCGGCCGACTTCTACAACGAGGACGGCTCCTGCGGCGGGACGCCCGGCGCGGACATGTACGAGTTCGACGTGAAGGCCGCCGGCAGCAAGCCCGGCAAGGCCGAGGACGCCAAGCCCAAGCCCAAGCCCTCCACGACCACGGGGTCCGGCGGCAACGGCTCCGGCCACCAGCCGCAGGGCTCGACGTCGGGCACCCCGGCGAGCAACGGCAGCCTCGCCGCCACGGGTTCGTCCTCCGCCACCACCTCGATCGCCCTCGCGGGCGGCGCGGCCGTGCTGCTCGGCGCGGCGGCGGTGTTCGTCGTCCGTCGCCGGAAGACCGGTTCCGACGCCTGACGGTGACGCACCGTAGGTAAGCGAAGGGGGCGGTGGGCCGATGCGGCCCGCCGCCCCCTTCGCGCTGCGCTCTCAGCCCGTACGGGAGGTCCGGAACCTGCGCCGGTATTCCGTCGGGGTCGCGTTCAGCCGCCGCCGGAAAGCCCGTACCAGGGTGTCCACCGTGCCGAACCCGCAGACGGACGCGATCCGTTCGAGGGTGGCGTCGGAGGACTCCAGTTCGTTGCGCGCCTTCTCCACCCGGACCGACTCGATGTAGGCGTACGGAGTCGTGTTCAGCTCGGTCCTGAAGATCCGGGTGAGGTGGCGGTCGCTGACATGCGCGTACGCCGCGAGGTCGACGACGGTGAGCCGGCTGCCGAGGTTGCGCAGGATGTGGTGGCGCAGGTCCTCGATGCGCCGCGTCGCCGAGATCTGCTCCAGCGGAACGCTGAACTGGCTCTGGCCGCTCGGCCGCTTCAGGTACATCACGAGCTGGCGGGCGACCCGCAGGGCGACGGCCTCACCGAGGTCGTCGGCGACCAGGGCGAGTGACAGGTCGAGACAGGCGCTGATCCCGGCCCCGGTCCAGGTGTCGCCCTCGCGGATGAAGATCGGATCGGCGTCGACCTCGATCTCCGGGTGAGACTCCGCGAGTTGCCGTGCGGTCGACCAGTGGGTGGTGGCGCGCCGGCCGTCGAGCAGCCCGGCGGCGGCCAGCAGATGCGCCCCGACGCAGACGGAGGCGACCCGCCGGCTCCGCCCGGCGAGTTCCTTGACCCGCTCCACCACCACGGGGTCGACGAGCGCGTGCACCCGCCGCTCGCTGTCGACCTCCACCGAGCCGGGCACGATGAGGGTGTCGATGCCCCGCCCGGCGGCCTCCCGGAAGGTGAGGTCCGGGAGGACGCGGACCCCGGCGCCGGTGGTGACGGGGTCCATGGACTCGGCGGCCAGGACGACCTCGTATCCGTCCGCGTCGTCGGCTTCGCGCCGGGCGAGCGAGAACACCTCCGGCGGACCGGTGACGTCGAGCAGGTCGACGCCCTCGAAGAGGACGATGACGACGAGGCGCCCGACCGTGTCCATGCCCTTGCCCTTGCCCTTGCCCTTGCCCTCGCCCATGCCCTTGCCTCCGTGCCCGGCCTCCCTGATCAGCCGTACGTCCCGGGGCGGGCTGCCGTCCCGGAGGCGCATGTCTGTATCTGCATGTTAGACGTCATTGCGGACATCCCTGCCGGACCCTAGCGTCGGAAGCGGCTCGCCACCCGAGCGCATCCCTCCCCGACCTACGACACCCCGAGGCGGTACACCCATGTCCCGAACCACCCTGCGCGAACTCAACGGCTTCGACGCGACCCCGGCCGCGCTCGCCGGCTCCACGCTGATCCTGGTCGACTACCAGAACACCTACACCCGCGGCGTGATGGAACTCGACGGCTGGCAGGACGCGCTGGACGCCGCCGCGCGCCTGCTGGACCGGGCCCGGGAGGCGGGGACCCGGGTCGTCCACGTCATCAACGACGGCGGTGAGGGCACTCCGTACGACATCCGGGCCGAGATCGGGCAGATCCATCCGGCCCTCGCCCCGGTCGACGGCGAGACCGT
The nucleotide sequence above comes from Streptomyces sp. NBC_01116. Encoded proteins:
- a CDS encoding VOC family protein — its product is MPEQTDADVAPQGYTTVAPWVVTDDTGGFLDFVTQVFGGEELSRVANEDGSIGHAEIRVGDTVLMAFDRHADWPALPSLLNAFVADVDKTFSQALEAGGRLVTSPADDAFGQRGGRMKDPFGNIWWVTSLVEDLSEGQMWERLQDPVYAEAMRDAQQTLDAELSGRRHGRSSAPVNDVA
- a CDS encoding GlxA family transcriptional regulator — protein: MDTVGRLVVIVLFEGVDLLDVTGPPEVFSLARREADDADGYEVVLAAESMDPVTTGAGVRVLPDLTFREAAGRGIDTLIVPGSVEVDSERRVHALVDPVVVERVKELAGRSRRVASVCVGAHLLAAAGLLDGRRATTHWSTARQLAESHPEIEVDADPIFIREGDTWTGAGISACLDLSLALVADDLGEAVALRVARQLVMYLKRPSGQSQFSVPLEQISATRRIEDLRHHILRNLGSRLTVVDLAAYAHVSDRHLTRIFRTELNTTPYAYIESVRVEKARNELESSDATLERIASVCGFGTVDTLVRAFRRRLNATPTEYRRRFRTSRTG
- a CDS encoding cysteine hydrolase family protein, whose translation is MSRTTLRELNGFDATPAALAGSTLILVDYQNTYTRGVMELDGWQDALDAAARLLDRAREAGTRVVHVINDGGEGTPYDIRAEIGQIHPALAPVDGETVVVKKAPDSFHGTDLGAHVPEGGDVIIAGWMTHMCVAFTAQGAFLRGNRPTVVADACATRSLPVAGTDLDARQVHHAALATIGDLYGVVVPTVESLR
- a CDS encoding LAETG motif-containing sortase-dependent surface protein, yielding MKIRRALATAVAAAVTAPVMLLSVTPAFADTKPVAQTENKSSKPTIKELEAAAAEAQKAYDQAVLAKADALLVLKETLDALDTTHPLAVAAAAAEQAAKDAATAKTTADQAVTAAKAALEALTEEATEKEKADAEAAVAAAEATAATAATAKTAADTKAAEADEARDDARVAAARAYGVFGKAVDDALAAKIAADAALAQAKKEAEEEEEGEDCEPEQGLTAEVTGLPTKLVAGTTTAFSIRVTNGSDRQMDEIVAYTGVHATDKSGLNDTGKFFRLQWSSESSPKWKNVEHDYIDAVGALKPGARTDLKMRLTLDKATPAGNGVAFIAADFYNEDGSCGGTPGADMYEFDVKAAGSKPGKAEDAKPKPKPSTTTGSGGNGSGHQPQGSTSGTPASNGSLAATGSSSATTSIALAGGAAVLLGAAAVFVVRRRKTGSDA
- a CDS encoding winged helix-turn-helix transcriptional regulator, encoding MTTDAYLADCRARLAFDLLSNTWNPVLIWVLRNGPRRPGELRERIGGISSKVLTETLRRLEFNGLVERHAYAEAPPRVEYELTALGRTLLGPIDAFGAWAFEHGDEVMAAQDRNGG
- a CDS encoding NADPH-dependent F420 reductase, giving the protein MRIGVLGTGNMADALATHWVRAGHEVFVGGRDEQKARRLATRLGGGAGHGSLRQAADFGGVVLAALPYGAGAAVVDELRAALTGKVLLDCANPVGPGFRLLTEGGSSAADRLAAAAPGAQVVKAFNLCHEDVWRMTPPVFDGRPLAVPVCGDDGAALTLVYELVRDVGCEPVAGGGLERAGLLEATAALFIGLWVGEQADVQAIAPPLAYATGPQAERA